One genomic window of Polyangium aurulentum includes the following:
- a CDS encoding CobW family GTP-binding protein, giving the protein MTTDKRLPFTVIGGYLGAGKTTLLNHLLRESQGLRLALLVNDFGRINIDAALIEGRSDDTIALTNGCICCSLTDGFAAALATLRKRADAIDHVVVEASGVSDPRKIAQYGHSPGFFLDGVVVVADAEGVQGKAQDKYVGTTVRRQLQDADLVVLNKADLVSEEALGAVRAWVAGLAGDSRVVVATQGRVPPALLLGIHRSERGAEAEAAEHDHLAQYQTWSHVEDRPFDGEAFRGLVRSLPEGILRAKGVLYLRDDPEHRHVFQLVGKRWSLVRGAPWAGQPRRSQVVFIGQPGSIEAGALEKALLASLA; this is encoded by the coding sequence GTGACCACCGACAAGCGCCTGCCGTTCACCGTCATCGGCGGCTACCTCGGCGCCGGCAAGACGACGCTGCTCAATCACCTCCTGCGCGAGAGCCAGGGGCTGCGCCTGGCCCTCCTGGTCAACGATTTCGGCCGGATCAACATCGACGCCGCGCTGATCGAGGGCCGCAGCGACGACACCATCGCGCTGACCAATGGCTGCATCTGCTGCAGCCTGACCGACGGGTTCGCGGCCGCGCTCGCCACCTTGCGCAAGCGCGCGGACGCGATCGATCACGTGGTCGTGGAGGCGAGCGGCGTCTCCGATCCGCGCAAGATTGCCCAGTATGGCCACAGTCCCGGGTTTTTCCTGGATGGGGTGGTGGTGGTGGCCGACGCCGAGGGGGTGCAGGGCAAGGCGCAGGACAAATACGTGGGCACGACCGTCCGCCGCCAGCTCCAGGACGCGGACCTCGTGGTGCTGAACAAGGCCGATCTGGTGAGCGAGGAGGCCCTCGGGGCCGTGCGCGCGTGGGTCGCCGGGCTGGCAGGCGATTCACGCGTGGTGGTGGCCACGCAGGGGCGCGTACCGCCAGCGCTGCTCCTCGGCATTCACCGCTCCGAGCGCGGCGCGGAGGCGGAGGCGGCCGAACACGACCACCTGGCGCAATACCAGACCTGGAGCCATGTCGAGGACCGGCCCTTCGACGGCGAGGCCTTCCGGGGGCTGGTGCGGTCGCTCCCGGAGGGCATTCTGCGCGCCAAGGGCGTGCTCTACCTGCGCGACGACCCGGAGCATCGGCACGTCTTCCAGCTCGTCGGCAAGCGCTGGAGCCTCGTCCGCGGCGCGCCCTGGGCCGGGCAGCCGCGCCGATCTCAGGTGGTCTTCATCGGGCAGCCTGGCAGCATCGAGGCGGGCGCGCTCGAGAAAGCGCTGCTCGCCTCGCTGGCCTGA
- a CDS encoding sterol desaturase family protein: MAMFGVLAGGLCGLLAVPLLEYLWHARVAHGHRPDPSRDTHLEHHRDARGVPPPWGEIRAALPRVSLALAGIAALVALAVNVGAAIGVTVGLFGGWVLVELGHAQMHVRAPRTRWERWMWRFHWHHHAADARKNFGLTNPIFDYLFGTAVAPDKVLVPERIAPPWLEEAGSIGGLELRRSPRIDAGE; the protein is encoded by the coding sequence ATGGCGATGTTCGGCGTGCTGGCCGGCGGGCTCTGTGGGCTCCTCGCGGTGCCGCTGCTCGAGTACCTCTGGCATGCGCGGGTCGCTCACGGACATCGGCCGGACCCGAGCCGCGACACGCACCTCGAGCACCACCGCGACGCTCGTGGCGTCCCGCCGCCGTGGGGCGAGATTCGCGCGGCCCTTCCACGCGTCTCGCTCGCGCTCGCCGGCATCGCAGCGCTCGTCGCGCTCGCGGTCAACGTCGGCGCGGCGATTGGCGTGACGGTCGGCCTCTTCGGAGGATGGGTGCTCGTCGAGCTCGGTCATGCGCAGATGCACGTGCGCGCGCCGCGCACGCGCTGGGAACGATGGATGTGGCGCTTCCACTGGCATCACCACGCGGCGGACGCGCGAAAGAACTTCGGCCTCACCAATCCGATCTTCGATTACCTGTTCGGCACCGCGGTCGCGCCCGACAAGGTCCTCGTGCCCGAGCGCATCGCGCCGCCGTGGCTCGAGGAGGCCGGGTCGATCGGCGGGCTCGAGCTGCGGCGCTCCCCCCGCATTGACGCGGGGGAATGA